A window of Longispora fulva contains these coding sequences:
- a CDS encoding YqgE/AlgH family protein, protein MRHEPDMTGGMAVELLAGRLLVASPMLRDPNFERTVVLLVSHDETGALGVVLNRATEVRVLEVLPAWGRLAGEPGVLFEGGPVQPEAAICLARTRPDAKELPGFLPIHAGVGTVDLSGDPDGLGEQLLGLRVFAGYAGWGAGQVESEIAEGSWFVYDALPGDPFMPRPDDLWGMVLRRQGGLTAALAQYPADPTLN, encoded by the coding sequence ATGCGGCACGAACCGGACATGACCGGAGGGATGGCGGTGGAGTTGCTGGCTGGCCGGCTGCTCGTCGCGTCCCCGATGCTGCGCGACCCGAACTTCGAGCGCACCGTCGTCCTCCTCGTGAGCCACGACGAGACCGGCGCGCTCGGCGTCGTCCTGAACCGGGCCACCGAGGTCCGCGTCCTGGAGGTCCTGCCGGCCTGGGGCCGCCTCGCCGGCGAGCCGGGCGTCCTCTTCGAGGGCGGCCCCGTCCAGCCCGAGGCCGCCATCTGCCTGGCCCGCACCCGCCCCGACGCCAAGGAACTCCCCGGCTTCCTGCCCATCCACGCCGGCGTCGGCACCGTCGACCTGTCCGGCGACCCCGACGGCCTCGGCGAGCAACTCCTGGGCCTGCGCGTCTTCGCCGGGTACGCGGGCTGGGGCGCCGGCCAGGTCGAGAGCGAGATCGCCGAGGGCTCCTGGTTCGTGTACGACGCGCTCCCCGGGGACCCGTTCATGCCCCGGCCGGATGACCTGTGGGGGATGGTGCTGCGCCGGCAGGGCGGGCTGACGGCGGCTCTGGCGCAGTACCCGGCGGATCCGACGTTGAACTGA